The Lycium barbarum isolate Lr01 chromosome 9, ASM1917538v2, whole genome shotgun sequence genome has a segment encoding these proteins:
- the LOC132610593 gene encoding non-specific lipid-transfer protein-like: MSNKAKNFIALTINQHMKMKEAMLCSLIVLGFVGFVTMKNTIPLKSLICYQAQDLLSPCQPFLLGCCDNITAECCQGSQTLASLVKNSTIDDIRDLCKCLQKTGNSSSINVKKGRKLFKVCKIKRVPIGPKVDCDSI, from the exons ATGAGCAACAAAGCAAAAAACTTCATTGCACTTACAATAAATCAACATATGAAGATGAAAGAAGCAATGTTATGTTCACTAATTGTTCTAGGATTTGTAGGATTTGTGACTATGAAAAATACTATCCCTTTGAAGTCACTTATTTGCTATCAAGCCCAAGATTTATTATCACCATGCCAACCAtttttgttgggttgttgtgataatATTACAGCAGAGTGTTGTCAAGGTTCTCAAACTTTGGCTAGTCTTGTAAAAAACAGTACAATTGATGATATTAGAGATTTATGCAAGTGTCTTCAGAAAACTGGGAATTCTTCTAGTATTAATGTTAAAAAGGGAAGAAAACTTTTCAAGGTTTGTAAGATCAAGAGAGTTCCTATTGGACCAAAAGTGGATTGTGACAG TATTTGA